One genomic window of Acidobacteriota bacterium includes the following:
- a CDS encoding 4Fe-4S dicluster domain-containing protein — protein sequence MMWKNRIQRSMQREGRKMPKLLEMKKSIDEGMKVLLEFLLEKDKVRGIISLKKINGNKGISYSLMTSPEELRDALPLFPLMPANAGKLLSHITLRGALTEPLAVVLKPCELRAFIELVKMEQGSLDNSLFISQTCPGVYPLDTSINGDLEKLVSQYRDESLSAEIIPAIRNACKSCLHFIPQNADIVVSLIGEEKAHEKFKIFLNSEKGEKFTAGLEGEIGEAELETEKIILFKDKREKEKKKLFEEIGGEIQGVEGIIKLFGKCIGCHGCSSVCPICYCNLCFFDSQRNESEPSALDHDLDRKGGLRIPPNTIFYHLGRLSHVSASCIGCGMCEDVCPVNIPLSAIFSKVGESIQKTFDYEPGWDIEEAVPFVTYREDEFKEIGE from the coding sequence ATGATGTGGAAAAACCGTATTCAGAGATCTATGCAAAGAGAGGGGAGAAAAATGCCTAAATTGCTGGAAATGAAAAAAAGTATCGATGAAGGAATGAAAGTGCTTTTGGAGTTCCTCTTAGAAAAGGATAAGGTAAGAGGCATTATCAGTCTAAAAAAGATAAATGGAAATAAAGGCATCAGTTATTCCTTAATGACCAGTCCCGAGGAACTGAGAGATGCCCTTCCTCTCTTTCCTTTGATGCCTGCCAATGCCGGGAAGCTTCTCTCTCATATTACCTTGCGAGGAGCACTTACAGAGCCTCTCGCTGTGGTGTTAAAGCCATGTGAATTGAGAGCATTCATAGAGCTTGTGAAAATGGAGCAGGGAAGTCTCGATAACTCTTTGTTTATCAGCCAAACTTGCCCGGGAGTTTATCCTCTTGACACAAGTATCAATGGAGATTTGGAAAAATTGGTCTCCCAATATCGGGATGAGAGTCTAAGTGCTGAAATAATTCCAGCCATAAGGAATGCATGCAAAAGTTGCCTTCATTTCATACCCCAAAATGCTGACATAGTGGTTTCTTTGATCGGTGAGGAAAAGGCACACGAAAAATTTAAGATTTTTTTAAATTCAGAGAAGGGAGAAAAATTCACAGCAGGTTTAGAAGGTGAAATTGGAGAAGCGGAGCTGGAGACCGAAAAAATAATTCTATTCAAGGATAAAAGAGAAAAAGAAAAAAAGAAACTCTTTGAGGAAATAGGAGGGGAAATACAAGGAGTGGAAGGAATCATAAAGCTTTTTGGCAAGTGCATAGGATGCCATGGCTGCAGTAGTGTCTGTCCGATCTGCTACTGCAATCTGTGCTTTTTCGATTCGCAGCGAAATGAATCAGAACCTTCTGCGTTAGACCATGATCTTGATCGAAAAGGAGGACTGAGAATTCCTCCCAATACAATATTTTATCATCTAGGAAGACTCTCCCATGTGAGTGCTTCTTGCATAGGATGTGGAATGTGTGAAGATGTATGTCCCGTTAATATACCTTTATCCGCCATTTTTTCCAAAGTGGGTGAATCGATCCAAAAAACATTTGATTATGAACCCGGATGGGATATCGAAGAAGCCGTTCCTTTTGTTACTTACAGAGAGGATGAGTTCAAGGAAATTGGGGAATGA
- a CDS encoding 4Fe-4S dicluster domain-containing protein, with the protein MKGTILGIEKNLEETILNFLKGGLEKGCFDAVITPHRVPSGDSFAYLLINDKSILEGAFPLSPVIPVQGAKAISSLTRKGNASKKILVIMHPCEIRATIELLKLKQVSLGNLFLMSFDCPGVIPLSDYIEDPGKNDQISQDNYQNWEDISIRPICKICTEFSSGPADLHIGLLGADTGKMFLIPLTSEGERIMKAMDLKIEDSLDRWEREVEKLKKEREAKRYEAHEVLKSNVEGSQKLLETFSQCINCHNCMRVCPVCYCRQCYFDSDAFKLPPENFINRAKKKGSLRLPADTLLFHLGRMSHMILSCVTCGTCEDACPMSIPVSQVFSLVADRTQRLFNYKPGSSKEEPLPVVIYKEEELHDVEKPYSEIYAKRGEKNA; encoded by the coding sequence ATGAAAGGCACAATTTTGGGCATTGAAAAAAATCTGGAAGAAACGATTCTAAATTTTCTCAAAGGGGGTCTGGAAAAAGGGTGCTTTGATGCTGTTATCACACCTCACAGAGTTCCTTCAGGTGACTCATTCGCTTATTTGCTCATCAATGACAAATCAATACTCGAGGGGGCGTTTCCGTTATCACCGGTTATACCTGTTCAGGGAGCGAAAGCCATCTCCAGTCTGACGAGAAAAGGAAACGCCAGTAAGAAAATACTTGTCATTATGCATCCCTGCGAGATAAGAGCCACCATCGAGCTATTGAAACTGAAACAGGTAAGTTTGGGTAACTTATTTCTTATGAGTTTTGACTGTCCCGGTGTCATCCCCTTGTCTGACTATATAGAGGACCCCGGTAAAAATGACCAGATATCCCAGGATAATTATCAAAATTGGGAAGATATAAGCATACGGCCGATCTGCAAGATCTGTACAGAGTTCAGTTCAGGTCCCGCTGATCTGCATATAGGTCTATTGGGAGCAGATACCGGGAAAATGTTCCTTATTCCCCTTACATCGGAAGGGGAAAGGATCATGAAGGCAATGGATCTCAAAATAGAGGATTCTCTGGATCGCTGGGAAAGAGAAGTGGAAAAACTGAAAAAGGAAAGAGAGGCGAAAAGATACGAAGCACACGAAGTTTTAAAAAGCAATGTGGAAGGGTCACAAAAATTATTGGAGACTTTTAGTCAGTGCATCAATTGTCATAATTGCATGAGGGTCTGTCCTGTTTGTTACTGCCGTCAATGTTATTTTGATTCAGATGCCTTTAAACTTCCCCCAGAGAATTTCATCAATAGGGCCAAGAAAAAGGGAAGTCTCCGATTGCCTGCAGATACTTTGCTTTTCCACCTGGGAAGAATGTCCCACATGATTCTTTCATGCGTCACATGTGGGACATGTGAAGATGCCTGCCCTATGAGCATTCCCGTATCCCAAGTTTTTAGCCTGGTCGCTGACAGAACGCAACGGCTGTTCAACTACAAGCCAGGCTCAAGTAAAGAGGAGCCTCTTCCCGTCGTTATTTACAAAGAAGAAGAGCTTCATGATGTGGAAAAACCGTATTCAGAGATCTATGCAAAGAGAGGGGAGAAAAATGCCTAA
- a CDS encoding hydrogenase iron-sulfur subunit, whose protein sequence is MNKEYSPQIIAFLCKWCAYAGADLAGSSRLKVPSPIVPIRVMCSGRIDPLYIIKAFLKGADGIMMLGCHPGDCHYEKGNYNARRRFILLQKIFENLDLEPERIGLWWVSASEGQRFSKVTNEFNGRINKLGPSPVREEIFL, encoded by the coding sequence ATGAATAAGGAATATTCACCTCAGATCATCGCTTTTCTCTGCAAATGGTGCGCTTATGCAGGAGCTGATCTTGCCGGTTCAAGCAGGTTGAAAGTACCATCCCCTATTGTGCCCATCAGAGTGATGTGCTCTGGAAGAATAGATCCTCTTTATATCATTAAAGCTTTTCTAAAAGGTGCGGATGGGATCATGATGCTGGGATGTCATCCGGGTGATTGCCATTACGAGAAAGGAAATTATAATGCCCGCCGAAGATTCATTTTACTTCAAAAGATCTTCGAGAACCTCGATCTTGAACCAGAGCGCATCGGCCTATGGTGGGTTTCTGCTTCAGAGGGTCAACGATTTTCCAAGGTGACTAATGAATTCAATGGGAGAATAAATAAGTTAGGACCGAGCCCTGTTCGAGAAGAAATATTCTTGTAG